The genomic segment TCAACTTACTTAGTCCGAATCAAAAAATACCATATATGCAGGTTGCAAGAAATGAATAAGCATTTCTACATACTGCATGTACCTCGTAATCATATCGAGTGTAATAGTGGCGTCCATAGACAGACCAATGCTGACGAACAATGTCTTCAACAGTCACAAGCTTCCCTCCACCTAAGTTATCTTTGTTTTTGTAGGCCAGTATGGATAGCCAAGCCAAAACAGCCCAGATTCCATCTTTCTCGCGTATATGATCCGAGCCTACCAGCGAACCAATTAAGTAGCTTATTGTTATTCAGCTCTTTAGTTGTTTTACAACAGATATAGCTCTTTTTGAACAGTTAAATCTTAAAGGATATGAAAAAGAGCTTACCAGTTCCAAAACTTTCTTCACCACAAACTGAACACATTCCAGCATCCATTAAGTTACCAAAGAATTTCCAGCCAGTAGGCACctatataaaaataatagtcAGAAGACTCATTGCATGGACAAGGAACTACACTCAATTCACAAAGATTCACTGCATAGGCAAGGAACCTCACTCAATTACCAACCTCCCACCCCAATCCAactcaaaaaatggaaaacttaaAAGAAGGGAATGTATTAAAGCACCTCAAAGAATTTCAGGTTGAGATGTTTAGCCACAACATCAAGAGCAGCAGATGTTGGCATACtcctgcaaaagaaaagttaAACACAATTAAAACCTTTTTTGATAAATTTACCGAAAGGTCACGCATGTCTGTATACATACatagtgtgtgaagtgagagCATGTATGCGTGTGGATATACATCCAGCGATACCAAAAGGACATACATGTACCAGGAGAAAATTTTAATCATGAAAAAGCAGGATTGGGACACATTCAATGTACATGAAGATCAGACAATAGCAAGTCTGAGCAAAACCTGGCAACTCCTTTTAGACCACTGGAAAAGTAAGGGATGGCTTCAACAGCATTTGCAGCAATAATAGCAACCGAATCAGATGGAGTGACAAAAAACCTGACACCAAATGAATACAGTTTAATGTAATTTTGAGCAACATGACAGTTGTCACCAAAAATGAGTACGAAGCTACCTTTTCCCAAGGATCATGTTACGGTCAGCATCCCCATCAGCAGCAGCACCAAATTCTGGTGGCTCACTTTCATTGTTAGTCTTACCCAATCCCATGCGAGCAACTAACTCTTTTGCATAGGTAAGATTAGGATCTGGGTGCCCTCCGCCAAAGTCCTCCTGCTCGGGCAGAAGTTATGAACAAGTCAGTCGAAGAATGTAATTCTGTTAAAAGAAGCGGGAAATATACAACGGTTTAACATTTTCATTTAATGCAACAGTAGCAGGAAAATAAACTCAAGACCTTTGGTACGCAATTCAAAAGAGAGCTTTCTTCTGCACCAAGCTCTTCAACAAATATACGCTTTGCATAAACTCCAGCAACCCCATGAAGTGCATCATAACTGCAGAACATGACCAGCCGTTAAGCATCCAAACAATTGCGTAGAATAGGGAAAcagagcattcagaattttacATATGAAAGAAGGGTATGACAAGCATACCAGAAAGTAAAGTTTGGAGATGATAGCAGCTTCCGAATAGACTCAAAATCAAATATGGACCTGTTATCAGATTAAAACAAGTTATAGACAACTTAAAAAAGGAGTGAAAAATAAAGCTAAACTGGAAGAATCCCAAGCATAACAAAGCTGCTTTGAATATTCTCACAGAAGCAGCAAGGATGGCAGCATAAATTATTTATATAAGATCTCTGGTAAAGCAGTAATACATAAGGTAAATCTCCTATCTACTACAGATCTAGATTCAGAGTAAAGAGAGATGTTTGCAGCATACAAGCAAACCATTCACTCTTCGTACAACTAAAACAATTCGAAATGCTTCAAAAACATCCCACAAAAGTGGTGTGTGTTTAACTGCTTACAGGTATTATTGACTCAAGTACAACCCCAAACTTAAACAAGAATTAACATTTAACTTGTATATAAGATCATCAAAGATCTAAAAATAATATGGCATGCATGATATGCTAATATAGAATTCAATGAAATCTCATATGCAAGCTGCAGAAATACCACTCATCTTCAGGACATAAAGGATGGGAATGCACTACACAAATGtctttgaaatttttaaaaaaagaaaaaaaatagtcaTAAGCTTCTACTACTCTAAGAAGATAACATACTTCATCAGTTTCACATAATCAGTGgttgaatcaaaaacatcaacgTCAAATTGCCCCTCTGGACCAGTAAAGCTTGAAACACCTACTGTACTGATGTCCACCTGACAGAATTTCAAATCATGTTGGAATATCAGATCAATGAAAAAGTAAATTGAGTCCAAGGAAAACAGACAAGATTTAAAAGCACTTCATACATCTGGCAATCCTTCTGCAATCAAATACTCCTTTATTGTTTTTGTATTCTCATAGATCTTATCAGTAACTGACTCTGGAGCAGGTCCACCATTTTCCATGTTGTATTTAATTCCAAAATCCTGCAGTCAAAATAGTCCACACAACAAGAGATGACTTAATCatcattcaatttgtttctGAAATTCCTTATTCCAGGATATATGTTATATGAGTTCTACAAAAATCATTCTCCAACTAGGCAACCATAATGACATGCCTTCACTAGTATTCAAATTACAATTCAACTATTACTGGCTAAAACAGAACCATCAAGAAAATTAGGTATTTGCAAAAATCAAAGAACTTCACTGCAAAATACAGAAGTAAGGTCTTCATTCCTAGGTCATATGCCTTCTTTTCCCTTGCAACGTGTTATCAGGTATCTACAATTCTCATCCAAGTAACTAATATACTTGTAAGTATTAAGTCTAATCCTGACATCTTTTGTGTTCCCATCCAATTCTCATCAACTAGATAAAGAGACACTAAGAAAACAAGAGCCAAATTCTATTATTTCTTGACATGGACAAGAACATGCCATAGACAACATTCACAATTCTACCTTGCTTTTAACACTTTTTTTCCTCcctcaaattaatcaaaaatctGTAGTCATTAGTTCCAAAAGAATTTTCTAAACAAGTTATTTCCCtttctccaaaaattaaatttctgTCTCCAACTCTTCGCAAGTGTCAATTGACAAACTCTGCACCTCTTCATCTCTCCAGCATTTTTGACTTGTATAACTGTACAGTGAGATTTATAAACGTTGGCCTAAATTAAGTTTTCAAGTTTTCTACATCCCTAAGGTTTTTTTTAAGTGGGTGGATTCTATCCTAGTAAATTTGCCTATACAGAAAAGCCTTGCTCAACAATGACTAAAAGATTATTAAATATGGAAATGAGGCTCTTGAAAGAATTTCTTATCAACATGAACAGAAAGTTTAACACCTAAGATGACGAAagctaaaaaaattttctctcaCGCACATCACCAAAACCATTAAAGAAAACCCTAAAGCAAAAAAGAATGAATGCATAAATAGACTCCTTATGAATGAAATGCTCTTTTCAGCAAGGCATGTACAACATCAGTACATTAAGAAAATACAGCACAAACTAACCTCATGGGGTCCACCAGGGTTGTGACTTGCAGTCAAAATAAATCCTCCGTTTGCCTTAGATCCCTATATTCagttgagagagagagaagagtaTCAGTGTCAACATTGAAATAACTTATACATTTCTGGAACATTGGGGGAAAAAGTCATAGGAGAAATGCAAAGGAGATACTCACATCATGGCCAACTCTGTCACGTATAACAGCCGATACAGCAGGAGTAGACAACAATCCATTCTGACCAACCCAAATTCGTCTTACTCCATTTGCAGCTGCCATTTTAATAATGATCTGACACATATACAACAGAGTCATTTCCAAAAGCAAGCCATGCATGGTCCGCAGTTCTGCACTTTCTAGcccagcaaaagaaaaaaagcccACACTGAGGAGCAAAATGTTTGAACTTACATGTAAATGCAAGTTATATTCTGCATCTAAAATCATACATTATTAGTTGTTGCAGCATGAAACTCATAAGCCTAGTTATATTTTGCAACACTGACTTTTTAAGTCCTTTCAGAGAATCAATTAAAATACACCTTCAAAACAAGACTCATCTCCTCATGATAATAAAGTCACAGCAAAGGAAACAAGACATGTTTAACATCAAGAAGTAACATCAGAGTCTGAGATGTTAAAATCGTCTTCTATTGAATAGTTCATGGTGTGGCAGGTCCCATGTAACGTACTACATAGACCATTCAAACTAAAATAGAAAAGAGCAGGGCTCTGAGTGAGTACCATTCGTGAATTCAGTGGCTGGATAATTGAAAACTTAAAATTTGTAACCGCAACACTAGCCAGTGCTAATTAATTCATGAATCGAAAGAGTATCATCCTAAAATAAAGCACTTTAACATGCATAAAGCTGCACACTTTTCAAGAACTTTACCTGGATTGCATCCTTTGAATAGTATCGACCATCACCAGAAACAACCAGTGTAGCACCTGGAACATGGAGAGATGCAGGAAGAAGATGATAAATCAAAAACAAATATCAGAGACACAGATGTACTTCATTAAGAAAGTTTACAGTCTCCTTCAACTTCAGTTACAGTTGAAACAATACAAATTAGATACAGTTCCTTTTAACACCAATTAAGAGCAAAGCATACAATCTTGTTTTGGAGTTAGTCAAGCTAACTTTCTGCTGCAATTATTATTACACCTCAGAAACTTCAGGTGGCATGCATTGTTGGACAAAAGGAAGAACATAATACTTGCTTCCAGCAATATCAATCTCCTGAAGCTTTCAAACATTCAACACAAGCACCTCTTGTATCCCTAAAATGTGCAATCGCTAAGCAAAAACAGACCAAAATCATGTTTCACCTGCTCTGAGATGATACGGATACTTGTATCATGAATGCTTTAACAGATGGTTTATCTGAACACTGTTCTGAAGTAAGCACTGATTTGATACTAATATTGAGGAATGCTTTATCTAGATTATACCACAGTAAGGTTGGATTGCCACTGGATCTCTAAATCACCATTCCCACCAGAAAACTATCAAAAATCTGCGTTCCTTAAGTGTGTACCTATTGCTGCTACATTTCAGCCTCGTGCGTGAACAAGATTCTATTGAATTTGGTGGTGACATGCACAGAAGCATCTCATTTTGCCTTCACTCAACAAAGACAAGACACAATAAATGCAGAAATCATAAAAAGTTTCTTCCTTGCAATCAAATTCACAAAAAGTTAACCTTGGAGCCTTTGACATATAGCCTTTGACATTTAAACTTTGAACATAAACCCAGCAATCTACAACAGGTACCAATTGaacaaactaaaagtaaaaaccCAAATCACCTCTGACTTTATCAGCTCCAAGGGCATAGAATGTTGACTGCACAAAGTTGTGCAAGTAATGAGGCTGAGTAAAAACCTTCACCTGCAACAATCCAATCATGATCACGTTACATCAGAACAAGCCAAACGGAATAAAAGACATTGTGAAAGGCTTTATTTGTTCATATCCAAAACAAATCCAGGCTACTGCAGTCCGTGAGATCTGCATTACATAACATATTACACCACTCAACTAAGAAAATCAACTTTCTCTATAGCATATTCTGCAATTCATCCATTGATTAATAAAACTCACGAATCAACCAAACCGACCACTTAGAAGccgaaaagcaaaagaaaaagacagaAACTCAGGTAATCTTCCAAATTTCAAATCGATGCAATGCAAATGCGATGCAGTAACAGATCATAATCAACACAAATGCATATGATTCACGGatccaaaaagagaaaaaatagaagTTCAAATATGAACAAAAcatgatcaaattaaaagaaatatcgATACTACTAAGACGCTAAGATCATCATCATCGATAAAAATgatacatttttcaataaatttcATAAGAATTAAACTATTACGGTTAATGATTGGATTCGTTTCCATTTCTTTGGgcgaagaaagaaggaagaaaagaaaattattaagCAAACCTTCTTGCGGAGGCCGGAGGTGCCAGGCTTCTGGCCGTCGAGCGGCGTAGTTTCAACGCGAGCTACCTGGAAAACCACCATTGTTGTCGTCCTGGTTTGTTTGTTGTTGTTGAATTAGGTTCAAAACTGCAAAATGAATCAGAGGTTTCCAATCAGCATATCCCTACTGATTTATACGCATGAGAGTATATATAAGGATTCCGTTGAAGtgagtgtgtgagagagagaaagcACGTGGCACCTGAGCTAGAAGAGATGAGGGAGTGACGGGTGTGAGAGAGAATCcagagggaaaaggaaaaggagggaGAGCAGTAATATGTACGCAAAGAAAAAGGAACGGAATGAGGTGCAGCTAAGAGGATGGGGAAGAAAACTAGGGAAGTGACTCGGATTATTCTGCGTGCGATTCTATGGCCTTGCTATATTCCACAATTTAATCCTCTTCTTCAGTTTGTATTAGAATAGATCCCAATTTCTTTTGCAGTATTTTTAGACCACGTTAGGCTCACATGTAGATGGTTTTTGTCTGGCTGCCCACAATGTCAAGTTATCAATCGCTTGTGGATTTAGACACTAATGAATTTGCGCTTGAACAATTGACAAAGCTTTTGGATTGTAACTTTTTGTGCgaaaaatatattgtaataATGCTGCGATATACGTGAGGTGAAAAGATAATTGTAAAATATGTTGAGGaagtattttaaaattttttatagaaaaCTCACAATCCAAAGAGAACCTTAATTTTttcatgtaaaatttgaattactGCAAACAATTTGTGAATCCTTGTCAAAAGGGGTGGAGCTGTTATGTATTATTCataatggatttttttttcgaGTGAATGATAGATAGTTTTTAATAGAAATGTTCACTACATGTTCTTGAATTCTTTTGATTATGAATGGCAAAAGATGGCCATTTTGGGAAATGGGTTTCACAAGTTCCATTTCACACAAATTAGGTGTAAATTAATAATTTGCTCTCAACTTGCACCAAATTGCACTTAACTTACACTAAATTAGTAGTAATCAACTTATATTAAACTGTATTTGACTTACAACAAATGATACCAAATCAACATACGTCGAACTACACCTACTTTATACTAAATTGTACCTGATTTACATAAAAATTCTATTGATTTACATCAGAGGTCAATTTGTGCAAAATTGTATGAAACACAAATTGTTAACCCTAAATCCGTCTTTTTGGATACTGTTGGGCTGACACATAGATCATTTTGGCTGGCTGTCCAAATTAGCAACTCGTGAAAAATAAGTTAAGAAGTTTGGGCGCGAAGAATTGGCGCAGATATACGAGAATTTGTATCCAAATTGACCTTGACAGACCCCTGAAAATTTCCATAAAAATTGATCAACTCCTTCAGCCTCTTCTCTATGAAGGCCTAAATTTCTGCTCTGTTTGCGGGTTATTGGGACATGATGAAGGCAAATGCATTAGTTTCTCAACAAAGGCAGCAGAGCTTTCCCGTTCAGTTGTCATTTCTCCTTCACAACACCACTATCTCCCaccgaaaccaaaaatttttccGATCTTGGGCCGAAAACCTTCACGAGCCAGTTCAAACGGTTCAAAATCAATCCGTTCTTTGACCAACTCACTCCTACCTACATGCTATCCCAACCTTTACACAAAATTAACTTTCCTCGACTACAACAATCTCTGACTCTGCTGTTACGCATACCAATACTCCGCCCATTTCTAAGTCAAACTCTCAACCCCAAGTTTCCCTTACACCTAAACCATCCTCTCCAGCTAGCACTTTACACCAAAATAGACAACCTTTGCCTGAGATAGGAAGCAGAAACTCTCTCTCCACCCTCTGTACCACCTGCAAAATATACAATATGCTACCTCAAAAATCCTTCTCGGCTCCTCGTTCACCCCCctcaaaacaaaaccaaaacacaCTCCAAAAGCTTTCACCTTCACACAACCTTCATCTTCTCGCAACAAATACGCCTAGCACTCAAGCCAACCATGACCTTTCCATTTTCTCATCGCCGTCACCAACAAAGAAACAGTTTCAATCCACTTCACCGAAGAGATCCAATGGATCGTCTCTCTACCACTCTCCCCTCCAGTCACGAAGCCAGAAGAGGGGAAAGACTCCCAAACGGGACATCCTACCTCCCAGGGAGACACTGGTTCTCTCGCCCTCAACATCAACCTCTCATGCGTCAAGTTTGGTGCCCAAGAAATCACCTGCTGGGGACTGCTCCCACCCCTCAACCTATCCAAAGAATGGCAGTCTCAAACCAAAGACCAGAAAAATTCCAGGAAACCATGGATCTGGGTTCACCCGTGGGTCACCTCCAGATGTGGAGCAACGATACAAGTGCAAGAATCATCATCAACTTCGACCTGACCAGCACAAACCTCTCAGGACCAAATCCCACAGATGATTTGCCAATTTACCACTCTCTTAGGATAAGAGAAATGCCAGAAAAGAATCGCAGACTTCTAACGTAATCGCATGTAGAAGACCATGTCCTCATATTAGCGCCGGCAGAAAATTACACCCTCTCTATCTCCCACTTAATCTTAAACTTCCTTTCTTTAGAAGAAAAGGTGGTGGCTCTTACTCTTATAAGAGAGGTCGAAGGGGCAAGGATATTTGTTGCATGCCCCACACCCCTAGACTTTCCTCTGCCAGAACACTTTCATTACAAAATGGAGGTTCAACCAAGGGCATCTCGCCTGCACACTTGGACTCCTGCTTTGGTAGGACCCAGTCAAGGACCATCTTGAAAGAACAAATCTTTGTTCTCTCCAACTCAACTACATGACTCTTCATTAATGAAGATACTAATGTGGAATGTACGTGGTGCGGGTAGTACCGCATTTAGAAATCACCTTTTTCAACACATTCACACTCATCAGCCGGGTATTGTCATTTTGGTTGAAACCAAATTGAGTGGAGACAGAGCAATTGCCATGTGTAACAGCCTGCCCTTCAACAACTACAAAATTGTAGATGCACAAGATTTCAAAGGAGGAATATAGCTACTTTGGAATGATGCTCAAGTGAAGCTTGAAAGCATATCAAATGACCTCCAGGTTATTCGTGCTATGGCAAAGGTACACCCTTATGATACCCCTTGGTTTATTAGTGCTATTTATGCTAGCCCTTCTCTGAATAATAGAAAAATTCTCTGAAAAAATCTTAAAATCACCTCTGATACTGTTAATCTCCCCTGGATTGCATTGGTGATTTCAATGAATTGCTTAATCCCTCTGACAAATTTGGTGGGAAACTTTTAATTAATAGTAGAGTTGCCTTGTTTAAATGTTGTTTAGACTATTGTGGACTCATGGACATGGGCTTCTCCGGTCCAAAGTTCACATGGACTGGGAAAAGATTCAATAGAAAATTTGTCCATGAAAGACTTGATAGAGCTTTTTGCAATCACTTGTGGCGCACCCTTTTTTATACCGCCAATGTGTTGCACCTCCTTCGCACTAGATCTGATCACTGTCCCATCTTGATTAATCTCAAACCCCATCTCTCTTGTCCTGCTCTAAAAATTTTTTG from the Coffea arabica cultivar ET-39 chromosome 11e, Coffea Arabica ET-39 HiFi, whole genome shotgun sequence genome contains:
- the LOC113718928 gene encoding phosphoglucomutase, cytoplasmic, yielding MVVFQVARVETTPLDGQKPGTSGLRKKVKVFTQPHYLHNFVQSTFYALGADKVRGATLVVSGDGRYYSKDAIQIIIKMAAANGVRRIWVGQNGLLSTPAVSAVIRDRVGHDGSKANGGFILTASHNPGGPHEDFGIKYNMENGGPAPESVTDKIYENTKTIKEYLIAEGLPDVDISTVGVSSFTGPEGQFDVDVFDSTTDYVKLMKSIFDFESIRKLLSSPNFTFCYDALHGVAGVYAKRIFVEELGAEESSLLNCVPKEDFGGGHPDPNLTYAKELVARMGLGKTNNESEPPEFGAAADGDADRNMILGKRFFVTPSDSVAIIAANAVEAIPYFSSGLKGVARSMPTSAALDVVAKHLNLKFFEVPTGWKFFGNLMDAGMCSVCGEESFGTGSDHIREKDGIWAVLAWLSILAYKNKDNLGGGKLVTVEDIVRQHWSVYGRHYYTRYDYENVDAGGAKDLMAHLVKLQSSLGEVNEIIKGLRSDVSNVACADEFEYKDPVDGSISKHQGIRYLFEDGSRLVFRLSGTGSEGATIRVYIEQYEKDSSKTGRDSQEALAPLVEVAIKLSKMEAFTGRSAPTVIT